Proteins encoded in a region of the Sphingomonas sp. OV641 genome:
- the motA gene encoding flagellar motor stator protein MotA, protein MFAAIGLVVLIAMVFGGFAFTGGALGPVLHALPHEMLIIGGAAVGALIIGNSGKELKAMGGGLAKVFKGPKYKKQDYLDVIFLVSKLMKMLRMEGPIALEPHVEDPKSSPVFAEYPRLVADHTLVNLIADTLRLVVVSSGTLDVHAVEDVMDNAIKTHHHEVEGPHTTLSSLADALPALGIVAAVLGVVKTMGSIDQPPSVLGGMIGSALVGTFLGVLLAYGIVSPLASRLKQVIDADAAIYHVVKQIIIASLHGHPQPLVIEAARSGIAHVNQPGFAEVFDGLRGK, encoded by the coding sequence ATGTTCGCCGCCATCGGCCTCGTCGTACTCATTGCCATGGTCTTCGGCGGCTTTGCCTTCACGGGCGGTGCGCTTGGGCCGGTGCTGCACGCATTGCCTCACGAGATGCTGATCATCGGCGGCGCTGCAGTGGGCGCGCTGATCATCGGCAATTCCGGCAAGGAACTGAAGGCGATGGGCGGGGGTCTCGCCAAGGTCTTCAAGGGGCCGAAGTACAAGAAGCAGGATTATCTGGACGTCATCTTCCTGGTGTCCAAGCTGATGAAGATGCTGCGGATGGAAGGCCCGATCGCGCTCGAGCCGCATGTGGAAGATCCCAAATCCTCTCCGGTTTTCGCCGAATATCCCCGTCTGGTGGCCGATCACACGCTGGTGAACCTGATCGCCGACACGCTTCGCCTGGTCGTCGTGTCCTCCGGCACGCTGGACGTGCATGCGGTCGAGGACGTGATGGACAATGCCATCAAGACCCACCACCACGAGGTGGAAGGGCCGCACACCACCTTGTCCTCGTTGGCGGATGCGCTGCCCGCACTCGGCATCGTCGCGGCGGTGCTTGGCGTGGTGAAGACCATGGGCTCGATCGATCAGCCGCCGTCGGTACTGGGCGGCATGATTGGCTCGGCTCTGGTCGGCACCTTCCTTGGCGTGCTGCTCGCCTATGGCATCGTCAGCCCGCTCGCCTCGCGTCTGAAGCAGGTGATCGATGCCGATGCGGCGATCTATCACGTGGTGAAGCAGATCATCATCGCCTCGCTGCACGGGCACCCGCAGCCGCTGGTGATCGAGGCCGCTCGGTCGGGCATCGCTCACGTCAACCAGCCCGGCTTTGCCGAGGTGTTCGACGGGCTGAGGGGCAAGTAA
- a CDS encoding flagellar motor protein MotB, with protein MAARAPHGSNQPPKIIVKKVYIEGHGGHHGGAWKVAYADFVTAMMAFFLLMWLLGATTEKQRKGIADYFAPTILNTKSLGIGGSGLLGGQSVTSSEKTGPHDGNSRMPTIVSKAEGSGGPQMGTGKKGSLRSAEAIAAEDRRNFAKLKAQVERQLKERKSLAALAKHIRFTMTPNGMRIDLVDDANYSMFALGTTSLEKDASALIGMVAEGIRATQNPIMIRGHTDSLPYGDPRAMNNWMLGTARAEATRRRLAQGGIPENRFYRIEGVADREPMIVENPMDPRNRRVAITLLYREGAFGQ; from the coding sequence GTGGCCGCACGCGCGCCGCACGGAAGCAATCAGCCTCCAAAGATCATCGTCAAGAAAGTCTATATCGAGGGTCACGGCGGCCATCACGGCGGCGCGTGGAAGGTCGCTTATGCCGATTTCGTGACGGCGATGATGGCCTTCTTCCTGCTCATGTGGCTGCTCGGCGCCACCACGGAGAAGCAGCGGAAGGGCATCGCGGACTATTTCGCGCCGACGATCCTCAACACCAAGTCGCTGGGCATCGGCGGCAGCGGTCTGCTGGGCGGACAATCGGTCACGTCGAGCGAGAAGACCGGGCCGCATGACGGCAACTCCCGCATGCCGACGATCGTCTCCAAGGCGGAAGGCTCCGGCGGCCCGCAGATGGGCACTGGCAAGAAGGGGTCGCTGCGCAGCGCCGAGGCGATCGCCGCGGAGGATCGGCGGAATTTCGCCAAGCTGAAGGCGCAGGTCGAACGACAGCTGAAGGAGCGCAAGTCACTGGCGGCGCTCGCCAAGCACATTCGCTTCACCATGACGCCGAATGGGATGCGGATCGATCTGGTGGACGATGCGAATTATTCGATGTTTGCGCTTGGCACCACCTCGCTCGAGAAGGACGCTTCCGCGCTGATCGGCATGGTGGCGGAGGGCATCCGTGCGACGCAAAACCCGATCATGATTCGGGGTCATACCGACAGCCTGCCCTACGGTGATCCGCGGGCGATGAACAACTGGATGCTCGGAACCGCGCGGGCCGAAGCCACGCGGCGACGCCTGGCGCAGGGCGGAATCCCGGAGAACCGATTCTATCGCATCGAAGGGGTAGCCGATCGCGAGCCGATGATCGTCGAAAATCCGATGGACCCGCGCAACCGGCGCGTCGCCATCACCCTTCTGTATCGTGAAGGAGCATTCGGACAATAG
- a CDS encoding TolC family protein has translation MAIRAEDDPLLELTRRTASVETLRQIVDATLARAPEAAEASANRDQADAALGEAKSVRRPTVDVTITSYKVLSRNFGNNIENIIEESRPGRRTDQLLTVDQLLLDGGSANARIGAARERLRAAETDILGAQDRVALTTLASWYDVFTYRALVALSTSFAASQRELRVMVQERIRRGASAEADIARVDSYIASADARLARFRRLEAQAAARFQSLTGAPPPTGLARAPFIGQATVSKDLAMARAVSVPAVRSARSVAEAARNDARAARADRLPTLAAGIDAGRYGIYETPRDYDVRARLTLRQRLWGGIEERDQQAQARARSAEARANRVQTEAARDAEIAWSDVQALEDQRRALEATYLASRRSRDTIAERFRVASGTLFDVIGAEDSYFETAVGYLQSVTELDASRYVLLSRTGQLLPTLGITDPSQGRQP, from the coding sequence ATGGCGATCCGTGCGGAGGACGATCCGCTGCTGGAACTCACCCGCCGCACCGCTTCCGTGGAAACGCTGCGCCAGATCGTTGACGCAACGCTTGCGCGTGCGCCCGAAGCGGCGGAGGCCAGCGCCAACCGCGATCAGGCCGATGCTGCGCTTGGCGAGGCCAAATCGGTCCGTCGGCCGACCGTCGATGTCACCATCACCAGCTACAAGGTGCTGTCCCGCAACTTCGGGAACAACATCGAGAACATCATCGAGGAATCGCGTCCGGGCCGCCGCACCGATCAGCTGCTGACGGTGGACCAGCTCCTGCTGGATGGCGGGAGTGCGAATGCTCGCATCGGTGCCGCGCGGGAGCGGCTGCGCGCGGCGGAAACCGACATTCTTGGGGCGCAGGACCGCGTCGCGCTGACGACGCTCGCTTCCTGGTATGACGTATTCACCTATCGCGCGCTGGTGGCGCTTTCCACGTCATTTGCCGCCAGCCAGCGCGAGTTGCGGGTCATGGTGCAGGAACGCATCCGGCGCGGTGCCTCGGCAGAGGCGGACATCGCACGGGTGGACAGTTACATTGCCTCCGCCGATGCGCGGCTCGCCCGCTTTCGCCGGCTGGAGGCGCAGGCCGCGGCGCGGTTCCAATCTTTGACCGGCGCGCCGCCTCCGACGGGTCTCGCCCGCGCGCCCTTCATCGGCCAGGCAACGGTCAGCAAGGATCTGGCGATGGCTCGAGCCGTGAGCGTACCGGCGGTACGCTCCGCCCGATCCGTCGCAGAAGCCGCCCGGAACGATGCGCGCGCCGCGCGGGCCGATCGATTGCCTACGCTTGCCGCCGGAATCGATGCGGGCCGCTACGGCATTTACGAAACGCCGCGCGATTATGACGTGCGTGCTCGCCTCACGCTGCGCCAGCGCCTGTGGGGCGGCATCGAGGAGCGCGATCAGCAGGCGCAGGCCCGCGCCCGCTCGGCTGAGGCGCGCGCCAATCGCGTCCAGACCGAGGCCGCGCGCGACGCCGAAATCGCCTGGTCCGATGTGCAGGCGCTGGAAGACCAGCGCCGTGCACTGGAGGCAACCTATCTCGCGAGCCGCCGGTCACGCGACACGATCGCCGAGCGGTTTCGCGTGGCCTCGGGAACGCTGTTTGACGTGATCGGCGCCGAAGACAGCTATTTCGAGACGGCCGTCGGCTATCTACAATCCGTTACCGAGCTTGATGCCTCACGCTATGTCCTGCTCTCCAGGACCGGCCAGCTCTTGCCGACGCTCGGCATCACCGATCCATCCCAAGGACGCCAGCCATGA
- a CDS encoding type I secretion system permease/ATPase, producing MSDHTLVPDPKPRFAPWLLEPMVENKHTYFKVAAAAVLINVFALVTSLFSMVIYDRVIPNNAMSSLLALSIGFAVVIVFDFLLKMLRAYFVDIAGADIDHQVGDRVFRKLLAIRLDHKKGSTGALAGLMRELEALRDFFASATMTALVDFPFLILTVAVIWAIGGKVVIVLLIIIPIVLLTAWATNPALERLTAKTLREGLSKQSVLVETIGGLETVKASGAGPMLTDRWLSAVRQQSDSSLRQRLISSIGITVAGSASTISYAAVVIVGVNLIAARELTSGGLIACSLLAGRAIAPLAQISQLLARLSATRTAYRQINAMMEQPSEGPAGEPLQIAALSGKIEFRNVTFRYPGGAEPALQGISFTIEPGERVALLGRVGSGKSTITRLILGLYPPEDGLVMVDGTDLRQIDPATLRAQIGVAMQDSVLMTGSVRENISLGRTNVDDVELLRASTLSGTHQFMGQIANGYDLKLADRGEGLSGGQRQSIAIARALAGKPPMLVFDEPSASMDAQTEQGLIERLQNEVQGRTMVLVTHRPPLLQLVQRIIVMERGRIAMDGPRDKVMQQLTRPKVA from the coding sequence ATGAGCGACCATACGCTCGTTCCCGATCCCAAGCCGCGCTTCGCGCCCTGGCTGCTCGAACCGATGGTCGAGAACAAGCACACCTATTTCAAGGTGGCGGCAGCGGCGGTGCTCATCAACGTCTTCGCGCTGGTGACCTCGCTGTTCTCGATGGTTATTTACGACCGCGTCATTCCCAACAATGCGATGTCGAGCCTGCTGGCCTTGTCGATCGGCTTTGCCGTCGTCATCGTCTTCGACTTCTTGTTGAAGATGCTTCGCGCCTACTTCGTCGACATCGCCGGCGCCGATATTGACCATCAGGTCGGCGATCGCGTGTTTCGAAAACTGCTGGCGATCCGGCTGGACCACAAAAAGGGGTCGACCGGTGCGCTCGCCGGGCTGATGCGCGAGTTGGAGGCGCTGCGGGATTTCTTCGCCTCCGCCACCATGACGGCACTGGTCGATTTTCCGTTTCTGATCCTGACCGTGGCGGTAATCTGGGCGATCGGCGGCAAGGTCGTGATCGTCCTGCTGATCATCATCCCGATCGTGCTGCTGACCGCCTGGGCGACCAATCCGGCACTGGAGCGGCTGACGGCCAAGACGCTGCGAGAAGGCCTCTCCAAGCAATCGGTGCTGGTAGAGACGATCGGCGGGCTGGAAACCGTCAAGGCGTCAGGCGCGGGTCCGATGCTCACCGATCGCTGGCTGAGCGCGGTTCGCCAGCAATCCGATTCCTCGCTTCGCCAGCGGCTGATCTCCAGCATCGGCATCACCGTTGCCGGCTCGGCCAGCACGATCAGCTATGCCGCGGTGGTGATCGTCGGCGTGAACCTGATTGCGGCGCGCGAGCTGACGTCCGGTGGCCTGATCGCCTGCTCGCTCCTGGCCGGCCGCGCGATCGCGCCGCTTGCCCAGATTTCGCAACTGCTCGCCCGGCTATCGGCGACCCGCACGGCCTATCGCCAGATCAACGCGATGATGGAACAGCCGAGCGAGGGCCCCGCGGGGGAGCCGCTCCAGATTGCCGCGCTGTCGGGCAAGATCGAGTTCCGCAACGTTACCTTCCGCTACCCCGGTGGCGCCGAGCCGGCGCTTCAGGGCATCTCGTTCACCATCGAGCCCGGCGAGCGCGTCGCGCTTCTCGGGCGCGTGGGATCGGGCAAGTCGACGATTACCCGGCTGATCCTGGGGCTGTACCCGCCCGAAGACGGGCTGGTGATGGTGGACGGCACCGACCTGCGCCAGATAGACCCCGCGACGCTGCGCGCCCAGATCGGCGTCGCGATGCAAGACAGCGTGCTGATGACCGGTAGCGTCCGGGAAAATATCAGCCTCGGTCGCACCAACGTGGATGATGTCGAACTGCTGCGCGCCTCGACCCTGTCGGGCACGCACCAGTTCATGGGACAGATCGCCAACGGCTATGACCTGAAGCTCGCCGATCGCGGTGAAGGCCTGTCGGGCGGCCAGCGCCAGTCGATCGCCATCGCCCGTGCGCTCGCCGGCAAGCCGCCGATGCTGGTGTTCGACGAACCATCGGCCAGCATGGATGCACAGACCGAGCAAGGCCTTATCGAGCGGCTTCAGAACGAGGTACAAGGACGCACCATGGTGCTCGTGACGCATCGCCCGCCATTGCTCCAGCTCGTCCAGCGCATCATCGTCATGGAACGCGGCCGGATCGCTATGGACGGCCCCCGCGACAAGGTGATGCAGCAGCTCACCCGGCCCAAGGTGGCTTGA
- a CDS encoding HlyD family type I secretion periplasmic adaptor subunit: protein MSQPPAPASTPVALAPAPAAPTRLEDLTQRIKPRQASNLLLWAILAFFLIFVIWASWATLDRTVRGPGRVIASSQLQTVSNLEGGVVQEILVRTGQVVRMGQPLVRLDPTATGGELGSGEAQAAALQVKIARLKAEVLGREPVYPAATNAIVAEQIEIEKALHTARMQELAGITGAYGARGVQATRAVAEARSALDARQSARDARAVELATIKPLVDKGIEPRLSLTQADSAATVAASEAAQASASLARAQAGVAEANASLAQARQDWRARAADELAKAQAELAARSSTIPALAARVERTTVRAPLAGRINRVLVTTVGAAVSPGAPIAEISPSRDTLLIEARIRPEDIARVRTGQHARINITAYDSSIYGWIDGKVESISPDAIVDERQQVSYYNVFVRTDTKGLLDRRTNKLLPIGTGMTAEVNLLGDPRTVMQYILTPITRLSERAFRE from the coding sequence ATGTCCCAGCCTCCCGCCCCTGCCTCCACCCCCGTCGCCCTGGCACCTGCGCCAGCCGCTCCGACCCGGCTTGAAGACCTGACGCAGCGGATCAAGCCGCGGCAGGCCTCAAACCTGCTGCTCTGGGCGATCCTCGCCTTTTTCCTGATCTTCGTCATCTGGGCGTCCTGGGCGACGCTCGACCGTACGGTTCGGGGGCCGGGCCGTGTGATCGCCAGTTCCCAGTTGCAGACCGTCTCCAACCTCGAAGGCGGCGTGGTGCAGGAGATCCTGGTGCGAACGGGCCAGGTCGTGCGCATGGGCCAGCCGCTCGTCCGGCTCGACCCTACCGCCACCGGTGGCGAGCTCGGCTCTGGTGAGGCGCAGGCTGCCGCCCTCCAGGTAAAGATCGCGCGTCTCAAGGCAGAGGTGCTTGGCCGCGAGCCGGTCTATCCCGCCGCCACCAACGCGATCGTGGCGGAGCAGATCGAGATCGAAAAGGCCCTGCACACGGCCCGGATGCAGGAACTGGCCGGCATCACCGGCGCCTATGGCGCTCGCGGCGTACAGGCGACCCGCGCGGTCGCGGAGGCACGATCGGCCCTCGACGCACGCCAGAGTGCGCGGGACGCACGGGCGGTGGAACTGGCGACGATCAAGCCCTTGGTGGACAAGGGCATCGAGCCACGCCTCTCGCTGACACAGGCGGACAGCGCGGCGACAGTGGCGGCGAGCGAGGCGGCACAGGCCTCAGCGTCGCTGGCGCGCGCGCAGGCGGGAGTGGCCGAGGCGAATGCCAGCCTTGCCCAGGCGCGGCAGGATTGGCGCGCGCGCGCTGCCGACGAACTGGCGAAGGCGCAGGCGGAACTGGCCGCGCGCTCCTCGACCATCCCGGCGCTGGCGGCGCGGGTGGAGCGCACCACCGTTCGCGCCCCGCTCGCCGGCCGGATCAACCGCGTGCTCGTCACCACCGTCGGCGCCGCAGTGTCGCCGGGGGCGCCAATTGCGGAAATCTCGCCATCGCGTGACACGCTCCTGATCGAGGCGCGGATCCGGCCGGAGGATATTGCGCGGGTGCGCACCGGCCAGCATGCCCGGATCAACATCACCGCATACGACAGCTCGATCTACGGCTGGATCGACGGCAAGGTGGAGTCGATCTCGCCCGACGCGATCGTCGATGAACGCCAGCAGGTGAGCTATTACAACGTGTTCGTGCGCACCGACACCAAGGGCCTGCTGGACCGCCGCACTAACAAGCTGTTGCCGATCGGCACCGGCATGACGGCAGAAGTGAACCTGCTCGGCGATCCGCGCACGGTGATGCAATACATCCTGACGCCGATCACCCGACTGTCGGAACGCGCATTCCGGGAGTGA
- a CDS encoding isoaspartyl peptidase/L-asparaginase family protein yields the protein MRLILPVLATLFATPAAAQDAPRWSLAIHGGAGVIERDKLSPEQDKAIRAALNRALAAGSAVLDKGGSALDAVEAAIHVLEDDPHFNAGRGAVFTWDGHNELDAAIMDGRTRAAGAVAGVTATRHPVSLARAIMEKSDHVFLAGAGADAFSRAQKLEQADPSWFATPERRRQLETLKAKNLSAIDVDRKYGTVGAVARDVNGHVAAATSTGGITGKRWSRIGDAPVIGAGTYADDRACAVSATGAGEYFIREGVAHEICARIRFKGESAQAAADAVMAEVQALGGDGGVIVNTPAGITAWSYNTPGMYRGRVSAGGAPTVAIYRDEP from the coding sequence ATGCGCCTCATCCTCCCCGTCCTCGCCACGCTGTTCGCCACGCCGGCTGCCGCGCAAGACGCACCGCGCTGGTCGCTGGCGATCCACGGCGGCGCTGGCGTGATCGAGCGCGACAAGCTTTCGCCCGAACAGGACAAGGCAATACGGGCGGCGCTGAACCGCGCGCTGGCGGCGGGCTCGGCGGTGCTGGACAAGGGCGGCAGCGCGCTCGACGCAGTGGAAGCTGCGATTCACGTGCTGGAAGATGATCCGCATTTCAACGCGGGCCGCGGCGCTGTCTTCACCTGGGACGGGCACAACGAGCTGGACGCGGCGATCATGGACGGCCGCACGCGCGCCGCCGGTGCGGTTGCCGGCGTCACCGCCACGCGCCACCCGGTCAGCCTGGCCCGCGCGATCATGGAAAAGAGCGACCATGTGTTCCTGGCCGGTGCCGGTGCGGATGCCTTTTCCCGCGCGCAGAAGCTGGAACAGGCCGATCCGAGCTGGTTCGCCACACCCGAGCGCCGGCGGCAGCTGGAGACGCTGAAGGCGAAGAACCTGTCGGCCATCGATGTCGATCGCAAATATGGCACAGTCGGCGCGGTCGCGCGCGATGTTAACGGTCATGTCGCCGCGGCGACATCGACGGGCGGGATTACGGGCAAGCGCTGGAGCCGGATTGGCGATGCGCCTGTCATCGGTGCGGGCACCTATGCCGACGACCGCGCCTGCGCCGTCTCCGCCACGGGAGCCGGGGAATATTTCATCCGCGAAGGCGTCGCGCATGAGATCTGCGCCCGAATCCGCTTCAAAGGCGAAAGCGCGCAAGCCGCCGCGGACGCGGTGATGGCGGAGGTTCAGGCGCTGGGCGGCGACGGCGGCGTGATCGTCAACACGCCGGCGGGCATCACCGCCTGGAGCTACAACACGCCGGGCATGTATCGTGGACGGGTGAGTGCGGGTGGCGCGCCAACCGTGGCGATCTACCGCGATGAGCCGTAA
- a CDS encoding acyltransferase has product MQRHYGLDWLRIGAFAILILYHIGMVFVPWGFHAKLGAEQWVTVPMMLSNPWRLSLLFVVSGYASRALFVRHPGPWPFVRNRTARLLIPLVFGMAVIVPPQPWVELTTQHGYQGGFLPFWASEYFRFRKLAGLDLPTWNHLWFVVYLWIYTLLFTAVLAVSPAGVRRRAQRVFDLLFGGVGALVLPMAWLMIVSGLLFPGARETHALAGDWVAHATYFPMFVLGFAMAGSERVIATFARWWKVTAALAVVAYLVVAGVQVTFAEYRVTPRPFGTIFSLARGVEGWMAIAALIGIAENFWNRDHRWRPMLTEAVFPFYIIHQTIIVVVAYWLLLAGLPLALDFVIMVAATVAGCWAFYLGGRRIAWLRPLIGLRLHRRRADVPDPRPAVV; this is encoded by the coding sequence ATGCAGCGGCACTATGGCCTCGACTGGCTCCGCATCGGAGCGTTCGCGATCCTGATCCTGTATCATATCGGCATGGTGTTCGTGCCGTGGGGCTTTCACGCGAAGCTTGGGGCCGAACAATGGGTGACGGTGCCGATGATGCTGTCCAACCCGTGGCGGCTGTCGCTGCTGTTCGTGGTGTCGGGATATGCCAGCCGCGCGCTGTTCGTGCGCCATCCGGGGCCGTGGCCGTTCGTGCGCAACCGCACTGCGCGGCTGCTGATCCCGCTGGTCTTCGGCATGGCGGTGATCGTGCCGCCGCAACCGTGGGTGGAGCTGACCACACAGCATGGGTATCAGGGCGGCTTCCTGCCGTTCTGGGCGAGCGAATATTTCCGCTTCCGCAAGCTGGCGGGGCTCGACCTGCCGACATGGAATCACCTGTGGTTCGTCGTCTATCTGTGGATCTACACCTTGCTGTTTACCGCTGTGCTGGCGGTGTCGCCGGCAGGCGTGCGGCGGCGCGCGCAGCGCGTGTTCGACCTGCTGTTCGGCGGGGTCGGCGCACTGGTATTGCCAATGGCGTGGCTGATGATTGTCAGCGGATTGCTGTTCCCCGGCGCGCGCGAGACGCATGCGCTGGCCGGCGATTGGGTGGCGCATGCGACCTACTTTCCGATGTTCGTACTCGGGTTCGCCATGGCCGGCAGCGAGCGGGTGATCGCCACCTTTGCGCGCTGGTGGAAGGTGACGGCGGCGCTGGCGGTGGTTGCCTATTTGGTGGTTGCCGGCGTGCAGGTGACGTTCGCCGAATATCGCGTCACGCCGCGACCGTTTGGCACGATCTTCAGCCTTGCGCGCGGGGTGGAGGGCTGGATGGCGATCGCTGCGCTGATCGGCATCGCCGAAAATTTCTGGAACCGGGACCACCGCTGGCGCCCGATGCTGACCGAAGCCGTGTTTCCCTTCTACATCATCCACCAGACGATCATCGTCGTGGTCGCCTATTGGCTGCTGCTGGCGGGTCTGCCGCTTGCGCTTGACTTCGTGATCATGGTCGCGGCGACGGTGGCGGGGTGCTGGGCCTTCTATCTCGGCGGCCGGCGTATCGCCTGGCTGCGCCCGCTGATCGGGCTGAGGCTGCACCGCCGACGCGCCGACGTTCCCGATCCACGTCCTGCCGTTGTTTGA
- a CDS encoding DUF1993 family protein — protein MTLSLYDAVIPSNLQILGALDGLIAKAESFANDRGMLPAELIDARLAPDMLPFGYQVKSCAVHSIGGIEGVRGGSFSPDMKPWPTDFAGLHAVIADAIATLQGVDRAEFGALVERDTQFAMGELRLPFTGGQFLLSFSQPNFYFHATTAYAILRAQGVAIGKKDFLGKLRIKR, from the coding sequence ATGACGCTTTCGCTTTACGACGCCGTGATCCCGTCGAATTTGCAGATCCTGGGTGCGCTGGACGGGTTGATCGCCAAGGCCGAGTCGTTCGCCAATGATCGCGGCATGTTGCCGGCCGAGCTGATCGACGCCCGGCTGGCCCCCGACATGCTGCCTTTCGGCTATCAGGTGAAAAGCTGTGCCGTGCATTCGATCGGCGGTATCGAGGGCGTGCGCGGCGGCAGCTTTTCGCCCGACATGAAGCCATGGCCGACCGATTTCGCCGGGCTTCATGCGGTGATCGCCGACGCGATCGCGACCCTTCAGGGAGTGGACCGCGCCGAATTCGGCGCGCTGGTTGAGCGCGATACGCAGTTCGCGATGGGGGAGCTGCGGCTGCCGTTCACCGGCGGGCAGTTCCTGCTCTCCTTCTCCCAGCCCAACTTCTATTTTCACGCGACCACCGCTTATGCGATCCTGCGGGCGCAGGGCGTGGCCATCGGCAAGAAGGATTTCCTCGGCAAGCTGCGCATCAAGCGGTGA
- the ispG gene encoding flavodoxin-dependent (E)-4-hydroxy-3-methylbut-2-enyl-diphosphate synthase produces the protein MSVRPWRDIHRRQSRQIMVGNVPVGGDAPVTVQTMTNTPTDDARATIDQIRRCEDAGVDIIRVSCPDVPSTAALKQIVRAARVPIVADIHFHYKRALEAADAGAACLRINPGNIGSAERVNEVINAAKANGCSIRIGVNAGSLEKDLLEKYGEPCPEALVESALDHIKLLQDRDFHEFKVAVKASDIFLAVAAYQQLAEAVDCPLHLGITEAGGFVGGTVKSAIGIGSLLWYGIGDTIRVSLSAEPEEEVRVGFEILKALGIRNRGVRVVSCPSCARQGFDVIRTVQTLEERLQHIRTPMSLSVLGCVVNGPGEARETDIGLTGGGNGKHMVYLSGVTDHVVQDEGMIDHIVRLVEAKAAEIEAAGEAVKVAAE, from the coding sequence ATGTCCGTTCGTCCCTGGCGCGATATTCACCGCCGCCAAAGCCGCCAGATCATGGTCGGCAACGTCCCCGTCGGCGGCGACGCGCCTGTCACCGTTCAGACCATGACCAACACGCCGACCGACGATGCGCGGGCCACGATTGACCAGATCCGCCGGTGCGAGGATGCGGGCGTCGACATCATCCGCGTCAGCTGCCCGGATGTGCCCTCGACCGCCGCGCTGAAGCAGATCGTGCGCGCCGCCCGCGTGCCGATCGTCGCTGACATCCATTTTCACTACAAGCGCGCGCTGGAAGCGGCGGATGCGGGCGCTGCCTGCCTGCGCATCAATCCCGGCAACATCGGGTCGGCCGAGCGCGTCAACGAAGTGATCAACGCCGCCAAGGCGAATGGCTGCTCGATCCGCATCGGCGTCAATGCCGGCAGTCTGGAAAAGGACCTGCTGGAAAAATATGGCGAGCCCTGCCCCGAGGCTTTGGTCGAGTCGGCGCTCGATCACATCAAGCTGCTGCAGGACCGCGACTTTCACGAATTCAAGGTGGCGGTGAAGGCGTCCGACATCTTCCTTGCCGTCGCCGCTTACCAGCAGCTCGCCGAGGCGGTCGACTGCCCGTTGCACTTGGGCATCACCGAGGCGGGCGGCTTTGTCGGCGGCACGGTGAAGAGCGCGATCGGCATCGGCTCCTTGCTCTGGTACGGCATCGGCGACACGATCCGCGTCTCGCTCTCGGCCGAGCCGGAAGAGGAAGTGCGCGTCGGGTTCGAGATCCTGAAGGCGCTTGGCATTCGGAACCGCGGTGTGCGCGTGGTCAGCTGCCCAAGCTGCGCGCGACAGGGCTTCGACGTGATCCGGACCGTCCAGACGCTGGAGGAACGCCTTCAGCATATTCGCACACCCATGTCGCTGTCGGTACTCGGCTGCGTCGTGAACGGCCCGGGCGAGGCGCGCGAGACGGACATCGGCCTCACCGGCGGGGGTAACGGCAAGCACATGGTGTACCTGTCGGGCGTGACCGATCACGTCGTGCAGGACGAGGGCATGATCGACCATATCGTGCGCTTGGTCGAGGCTAAGGCGGCGGAAATCGAGGCTGCAGGCGAGGCGGTGAAGGTCGCCGCCGAGTAA